The following is a genomic window from Limnochordia bacterium.
CATGAGCGAAATAAGTGGTGAGCCCTATGAAGCACTAATACCGATAGCTGATCGTCCCATGATTTGCTACGTATTGGATGCATTGCGGCAGGTCCCATGTATTGAACGGATCGTTGTTGTGGGTCCAAGGGAACTGCAGCCATTGCTTGGACGGACGATTGAGTTAGTACCAAGCACCGATAGTCTTGTGGACAATATCCAGGCTGGGCTTGCGCACCTGGTCTCTCCTCAACCTGTCTTACTTATTACCTCGGATATACCCTTAATTACCGGTGAAGCCATAGAAGACTTCTTAACACGGTGCAGGCAGGTAGAGGCGCATATCTACTACCCGATTGTGAGCAAGGAGATAAACGAGCTTCACTATCCTGGGGTACAGCGGACCTATGTGACCCTTAAAGATGGGACGTTCACCGGTGGAAATATGGTGCTATTGCAGCCGGAGCTCTTGACTCAATGCCAGGAAGTGATTAGCCGGGCGATTGGGATGCGCAAGAAGCCCGTGCAGCTATCCCGCATGCTGGGTCTAAGGTTCATTATTCGGTACTTGCTGAAACGTCTGGAGATGGCTGAAATAGAAGATCGGGCCGGTGAGATTCTCGGGTTCGCGGGGAAAGGCATTGTCTCACCCTACCCAGAGGTTGGCATTGATGTAGATAAACCAAGCGATTATGAGTTGGTGCAGGAATGCTTACATAGACTCAATGCCGACGATGGACTCCAATCAAATCCCACCTAAAAGCAACCATTAATCCGCCTATATGAGCGGTCGAATCATGCAGGTGGTTGGCTCGAAAAGGCGCTGCTCCTAACCCTAGCCTATAAGATCTTGAGGATGTCTGCTTGGGATAGAAAGGTTACGATCACGAACCACGAATCCCATAATACAAGATCGTGGACGTAGAACGGCCATCTGGCAAGAAGGAGAAAGCCAGAATATGGACTGATTGATAGAAGCGAAAGATAGGACTTGCCGTGGGATTCGCTATGAAGAGCTCTTCCCCCATATGCAGAGTCTTGAATGGGAGGTCCTGAAGACGAAATTGAGATCCTCCTCGGGATTAAAAGCCGAGACTGCACTATGTGGGACTTGAGGGTCCTTCGCAGAAGGCACCCGTGCTCTTTCCAGTGCAACTTGTAGTAGATTTATTCCAGCTAATTCCCCCCCAACCAAACGTTCAATGCTTAATTTAATTGTATCGGACTATATTTCTCCTCCACAGGAGGAGCTGCGCACACTCCCCCATTTGTGTTAATATGTATATGTATGGTGCAAGGGCAAGGAGGTGGCCAAGCAACGTGGGGATTATCCTATTACCCTTTAGGTTGATATTTGCGTTCTTTTCACTACTCCTTTGGTTGGTGCTACTGCCGTTTCGGTTATTATTCAGTTTAACGGTGGGAGTCTTAG
Proteins encoded in this region:
- a CDS encoding NTP transferase domain-containing protein; amino-acid sequence: MGGKVCEVDKVNAVVLAGASNDGPMSEISGEPYEALIPIADRPMICYVLDALRQVPCIERIVVVGPRELQPLLGRTIELVPSTDSLVDNIQAGLAHLVSPQPVLLITSDIPLITGEAIEDFLTRCRQVEAHIYYPIVSKEINELHYPGVQRTYVTLKDGTFTGGNMVLLQPELLTQCQEVISRAIGMRKKPVQLSRMLGLRFIIRYLLKRLEMAEIEDRAGEILGFAGKGIVSPYPEVGIDVDKPSDYELVQECLHRLNADDGLQSNPT